The proteins below come from a single Cyanobacterium stanieri LEGE 03274 genomic window:
- the modA gene encoding molybdate ABC transporter substrate-binding protein — protein sequence MKKNSIYIFLYALLFCFILGCVSIANFDRENDNVNSSILVGAAASLEPVLTKIDGLYSGNVDYTFASSGVLQQQIEQGANIDIFISASNKQMDVLEKKDLLFTNSKVSLVGNQIVLITRNNSLLNINDFTQLTDSSINLIAMGEPKSVPAGQYGQEILDNLNIFSELKSQSKFLFTNNVRSTLMAVETGNVDVGIVYFTDAISSDKVKVIATADADLHSSIIYPVAIIRDTQNLGEAQRYLQFLQGEDVQNIFIDFGFNLME from the coding sequence TGACAGAGAAAATGATAATGTTAATTCATCGATATTAGTGGGGGCGGCGGCAAGTTTAGAACCTGTTTTAACTAAAATTGATGGTTTATATTCAGGAAATGTTGATTATACTTTTGCTTCTTCTGGGGTTTTACAACAACAAATTGAGCAGGGGGCTAATATTGATATTTTCATTTCTGCTTCTAATAAACAGATGGATGTTTTAGAAAAAAAGGATTTATTATTTACTAATAGTAAAGTCAGTTTAGTGGGTAATCAGATTGTTTTAATTACAAGAAATAATAGTTTGTTAAACATTAATGATTTTACTCAATTAACGGATAGTAGTATTAATTTAATTGCCATGGGAGAGCCTAAAAGTGTTCCTGCAGGGCAATATGGACAAGAAATATTGGATAATTTAAATATATTTTCTGAGTTAAAATCTCAGTCCAAATTTTTATTTACTAATAATGTTCGCTCTACTCTTATGGCGGTAGAAACGGGTAATGTTGATGTGGGAATTGTTTATTTTACGGATGCAATCAGTTCGGATAAAGTAAAGGTTATTGCGACGGCTGATGCTGATTTACATTCGTCTATTATTTATCCTGTGGCAATTATTAGGGATACTCAAAATTTGGGGGAGGCACAAAGATATTTACAATTTTTACAGGGGGAAGATGTACAAAATATTTTTATTGATTTTGGATTTAATCTTATGGAATAA
- the modB gene encoding molybdate ABC transporter permease subunit produces the protein MVNFSPLWISLKVSLCATFIAFVFGVSFAYGLYNYRGKGRSLLEGILLIPLVLPPTVVGFILLILLGKNGILAPWNLNFVFNWYGAVIATTIMGFPLMFRISLGAFEQIDSLILDAARIEGASEMIVFIYIAIPMGLRGIISGLVLTFTRIMGEFGATLMVAGNIPNKTQTIPMAIYFAVQGGNINEAWFWCIVLLLISFLSIFLINLSSIFKVN, from the coding sequence ATGGTTAATTTTTCTCCTTTATGGATTTCTTTAAAAGTTTCTTTGTGTGCTACTTTTATTGCTTTTGTTTTTGGGGTTTCTTTTGCTTATGGATTATATAATTATAGGGGTAAGGGGCGATCGCTCTTAGAAGGTATTTTATTAATTCCTTTAGTATTACCACCGACTGTGGTAGGTTTTATTTTATTAATTTTACTAGGTAAAAATGGTATTTTAGCTCCATGGAATTTAAATTTTGTATTTAACTGGTATGGAGCGGTTATTGCCACTACTATTATGGGCTTTCCTTTGATGTTTAGAATTAGTTTGGGAGCTTTTGAGCAAATTGATTCTTTAATCCTTGATGCGGCCAGAATTGAGGGAGCATCGGAAATGATAGTTTTTATTTATATCGCTATTCCCATGGGTCTGCGTGGTATTATTTCAGGATTGGTGTTAACTTTTACTCGTATTATGGGAGAGTTTGGGGCAACTTTAATGGTGGCGGGAAATATACCCAACAAAACTCAAACGATACCAATGGCGATTTATTTTGCTGTACAGGGGGGAAATATCAATGAGGCGTGGTTCTGGTGTATTGTATTATTATTAATTTCTTTTTTGTCTATTTTTTTGATAAATTTATCGTCTATTTTTAAGGTTAATTAG